The Providencia rettgeri genome includes a window with the following:
- the lspA gene encoding Lipoprotein signal peptidase, producing MKTPVCSTGLRWLWLTIVIIVADLGIKQLVLSDLNLYEPHPIMPFFNIMYAQNFGAAFSFLADEGGWQRWFFAGIAIGISVILMVMMYRQSAQKRLSNIAYALIIGGAIGNLSDRLVHGFVIDYLDFYVGNWHWPTFNLADMAICIGAALVILEGFLPDKSKQEKAK from the coding sequence ATGAAGACGCCAGTTTGTTCTACCGGTTTGCGTTGGTTATGGTTAACCATTGTGATCATCGTTGCGGATTTAGGCATTAAGCAATTAGTGCTTAGTGACCTAAATTTGTACGAACCGCATCCGATAATGCCATTTTTTAACATAATGTATGCACAAAATTTTGGCGCGGCATTTAGTTTCTTGGCTGATGAAGGCGGATGGCAACGTTGGTTCTTTGCAGGTATTGCAATTGGGATCTCCGTTATCTTAATGGTTATGATGTATCGCCAAAGTGCACAAAAACGCCTATCTAACATTGCATATGCATTGATTATTGGTGGTGCTATCGGTAATTTAAGCGACCGTTTAGTCCATGGCTTCGTTATCGATTACCTTGATTTTTACGTCGGTAATTGGCATTGGCCGACATTTAACCTAGCGGATATGGCCATATGTATTGGTGCAGCTCTTGTGATTTTAGAAGGTTTCCTACCAGATAAATCAAAGCAAGAAAAAGCCAAATAA
- the fkpB gene encoding FKBP-type 16 kDa peptidyl-prolyl cis-trans isomerase: MSTQIQAQSSVLLHFTLKLEDGSTADSSHAQGKPALFVLGNDSLSPELEAQLIGLNEGEKKSFSLPGDTVFGKHNPDLVQYFSLRDFIETGIPEIGTIMLFTAMNGSEMPGVVKSIEGESITIDFNHPLAEQQISFDIEVLEVDPQLENHNANING, translated from the coding sequence ATGTCTACTCAAATACAGGCGCAGAGCTCTGTTTTACTGCATTTCACACTGAAATTGGAAGATGGCTCTACGGCTGATTCCTCGCATGCACAAGGAAAGCCTGCGTTGTTTGTTTTAGGGAATGACTCCTTATCGCCAGAACTTGAAGCTCAATTGATTGGCCTTAATGAAGGTGAAAAGAAAAGTTTTTCGCTGCCCGGAGACACTGTTTTTGGGAAACATAATCCTGATTTAGTTCAATATTTTTCATTGCGTGACTTTATAGAAACAGGCATTCCTGAAATTGGTACGATAATGCTATTTACCGCGATGAATGGCAGTGAAATGCCAGGTGTAGTAAAATCAATTGAAGGTGAGTCGATTACTATTGATTTTAACCACCCTCTCGCTGAGCAGCAGATTAGTTTTGATATCGAAGTGCTTGAAGTAGACCCGCAATTGGAGAATCACAATGCAAATATTAATGGCTAA
- the ispH gene encoding 4-hydroxy-3-methylbut-2-enyl diphosphate reductase — MQILMANPRGFCAGVDRAISIVERALEIYGAPIYVRHEVVHNRYVVDDLRQRGAIFIEEISEVPDGSILIFSAHGVSQAIRQEARSRDLTMLFDATCPLVTKVHMEVARASRKGKEAILIGHAGHPEVEGTMGQYSNPEGGMYLVESPEDVWKLKVKDENNLSFMTQTTLSVDDTSDVIDALTSRFPSIVGPRKDDICYATTNRQEAARELAERADIVLVVGSKNSSNSNRLAELASRMQKPAFLIDGAEDIKTEWLADKNIIGLTAGASAPDILVRQVIDRLKELGADSVVELQGREENIVFEVPKELRVEVKEIN, encoded by the coding sequence ATGCAAATATTAATGGCTAACCCTCGTGGATTTTGTGCTGGCGTAGACCGCGCAATTAGCATCGTAGAAAGGGCATTAGAAATATATGGTGCTCCGATTTACGTTCGTCACGAAGTGGTTCATAACCGTTATGTTGTTGATGATTTACGTCAACGTGGTGCTATCTTTATTGAAGAAATCTCAGAAGTACCGGATGGGTCAATCTTGATTTTTTCTGCGCATGGCGTTTCTCAAGCCATTCGCCAAGAAGCGCGTTCTCGCGATCTAACGATGTTATTTGATGCCACTTGTCCTTTGGTGACGAAAGTCCATATGGAAGTTGCACGAGCGAGTCGTAAAGGCAAAGAAGCCATTTTAATTGGGCATGCCGGGCATCCAGAAGTCGAAGGCACGATGGGCCAATATAGTAACCCTGAAGGCGGGATGTATCTTGTTGAGAGCCCAGAAGATGTTTGGAAATTAAAAGTGAAAGATGAAAATAATCTCTCTTTCATGACACAAACAACACTTTCTGTTGATGATACCTCTGATGTTATTGATGCACTGACTTCTCGCTTTCCAAGCATTGTAGGACCTCGTAAAGACGATATTTGCTATGCAACGACTAACCGCCAAGAGGCAGCGAGAGAACTTGCAGAACGCGCTGATATTGTTTTAGTTGTCGGTTCTAAAAACTCATCAAACTCAAATCGTCTAGCGGAATTAGCTTCGCGCATGCAAAAACCTGCATTTTTAATTGATGGTGCAGAAGATATTAAAACGGAATGGTTAGCAGATAAAAATATTATCGGCTTAACTGCGGGGGCATCAGCACCAGACATCTTGGTTAGGCAAGTCATTGATCGACTTAAAGAGTTAGGAGCCGACTCGGTTGTTGAGTTGCAAGGGCGTGAAGAAAATATCGTCTTTGAAGTCCCTAAAGAATTAAGAGTTGAGGTTAAAGAGATTAATTAA
- the dapB_1 gene encoding Dihydrodipicolinate reductase: MANSVVRVAIVGAGGRMGRQLIQAAQQQDGIQLGAAIEREGSSFIGTDAGELAGIGKLGISIVDSLDQVVNDFDVVIDFTRPEGTLHYLAFCKANQKAMVIGTTGFDEQGKQAIAEAAKSIPIVFAANFSVGVNVVLKLLEKAAKVMGNYTDIEIVEAHHRHKVDAPSGTALAMGESIASALGKKFKRVCRIHP, from the coding sequence ATGGCAAATTCAGTGGTACGTGTCGCAATAGTTGGTGCAGGTGGACGTATGGGACGCCAGCTAATCCAAGCCGCACAACAACAAGATGGAATTCAATTGGGGGCAGCGATTGAGCGTGAAGGATCATCATTTATCGGAACTGATGCAGGTGAACTCGCAGGTATCGGTAAGTTAGGTATTTCCATTGTTGATTCACTTGACCAGGTTGTTAATGATTTTGATGTGGTTATTGATTTTACGCGTCCAGAAGGCACATTGCATTACTTAGCATTTTGTAAAGCCAACCAAAAAGCCATGGTCATTGGTACGACAGGGTTTGATGAGCAAGGGAAGCAAGCCATTGCCGAAGCTGCGAAATCTATTCCTATTGTCTTTGCAGCAAATTTCAGTGTTGGCGTCAATGTGGTACTGAAATTACTGGAAAAAGCAGCAAAAGTAATGGGAAATTACACGGATATTGAAATTGTTGAAGCTCATCACCGCCATAAAGTGGATGCGCCATCAGGTACTGCTTTAGCCATGGGGGAATCTATTGCTAGCGCGCTGGGTAAAAAATTTAAAAGAGTGTGCCGTATACACCCGTGA
- the dapB_2 gene encoding Dihydrodipicolinate reductase, whose amino-acid sequence MLARWVKNLKECAVYTREGYTGEREPGTIGFATIRAGDIVGEHTAMFADIGERIEITHKASSRMTFANGAIKASGWVCARNSGLYDMKDVLNLDNL is encoded by the coding sequence TTGCTAGCGCGCTGGGTAAAAAATTTAAAAGAGTGTGCCGTATACACCCGTGAAGGCTACACCGGAGAGCGAGAACCTGGAACCATTGGTTTTGCAACTATCCGAGCTGGGGATATTGTGGGTGAACATACCGCCATGTTTGCAGATATCGGGGAACGAATTGAAATTACTCACAAAGCCTCTAGCCGCATGACCTTTGCAAATGGTGCAATTAAGGCATCAGGTTGGGTTTGCGCTAGAAATAGTGGGTTATATGATATGAAAGATGTGTTAAATCTTGATAATTTATAG
- the carA gene encoding Carbamoyl-phosphate synthase small chain, giving the protein MIKSAILVLEDGTQFHGRAIGVEGAAVGEVVFNTSMTGYQEIITDPSYSRQIVTLTYPHIGNVGTNADDEESPNVHAQGLIIRDLPLVYSNFRGQEGLSEYLKRHNVVAIADIDTRKLTRLLREKGAQNGCIIAGDNPDVALALEKARSFSGLNGLDLAKEVCTKEIYNWSQGSWTLENGQQGAKTADELPLHVVAYDFGAKRNILRMLVDRGCRLTVVPATTPAETVLAMNPDGIFLSNGPGDPAPCDYAIKAIETFLTTEIPVFGICLGHQLLALASGANTMKMKFGHHGANHPVKDLDKDVVMITAQNHGFAVDESTLPDTLRVTHKSLFDGTLQGIHRTDKPAFSFQGHPEASSGPHDAANLFDHFIELINEYRQNTPRQNAQ; this is encoded by the coding sequence TTGATTAAGTCAGCTATATTGGTTCTGGAAGACGGAACCCAATTCCACGGGCGTGCTATCGGTGTAGAAGGCGCTGCTGTTGGAGAAGTCGTTTTCAACACGTCGATGACCGGATATCAAGAAATAATTACAGACCCTTCCTATTCCCGCCAAATTGTTACTCTCACTTATCCCCATATTGGTAATGTCGGCACTAATGCTGATGACGAAGAATCTCCAAATGTTCATGCTCAAGGCTTAATCATTCGTGACTTACCATTGGTATACAGTAACTTCCGCGGGCAAGAAGGGTTATCTGAATATCTAAAACGCCATAATGTGGTGGCGATTGCAGATATCGATACACGTAAATTGACACGTTTACTGAGAGAAAAAGGCGCTCAAAACGGTTGTATCATTGCGGGTGATAACCCAGATGTTGCACTGGCATTGGAAAAAGCGCGTAGTTTTTCAGGTTTGAATGGGTTGGATTTAGCAAAAGAAGTCTGCACTAAAGAGATTTATAACTGGTCCCAAGGTTCATGGACGCTGGAAAATGGCCAGCAAGGCGCAAAAACTGCGGATGAACTCCCTTTACATGTTGTCGCTTATGACTTCGGTGCGAAGCGCAATATTTTACGTATGTTAGTTGACCGTGGCTGCCGTTTAACGGTGGTACCAGCAACAACACCCGCAGAAACTGTATTAGCGATGAACCCCGATGGTATTTTCTTATCGAATGGCCCTGGTGACCCAGCCCCATGCGATTACGCCATCAAGGCCATTGAAACATTTTTAACCACAGAAATTCCAGTATTTGGTATCTGTTTAGGGCACCAGTTACTTGCCCTGGCGAGTGGCGCTAATACCATGAAAATGAAGTTTGGCCATCATGGTGCTAACCATCCAGTTAAAGATTTAGATAAAGATGTGGTGATGATCACGGCGCAAAACCATGGTTTTGCTGTGGATGAATCGACACTTCCCGACACACTGCGAGTGACTCACAAGTCGCTGTTTGATGGAACATTGCAAGGTATTCACCGTACGGATAAACCAGCATTCAGTTTTCAAGGCCACCCAGAAGCAAGTTCAGGGCCACATGATGCGGCAAATTTATTCGACCATTTCATTGAATTAATTAATGAATACCGTCAGAACACACCTCGTCAAAACGCACAATAA
- the carB_1 gene encoding Carbamoyl-phosphate synthase large chain, with translation MAKRTDIKSILILGAGPIVIGQACEFDYSGAQACKALREEGYRVILVNSNPATIMTDPEMADATYIEPIHWEVVRKIIEKERPDAVLPTMGGQTALNCALELERKGVLAEFGVTMIGATADAIDKAEDRQRFDKAMKKIGLGTARSGIAHNMEEAYAVADAVGFPCIIRPSFTMGGTGGGIAYNREEFEEICTRGLDLSPTNELLIDESLIGWKEYEMEVVRDKKDNCIIVCSIENFDAMGIHTGDSITVAPAQTLTDKEYQIMRDASMAVLREIGVETGGSNVQFAVNPKDGRLIVIEMNPRVSRSSALASKATGFPIAKIAAKLAVGYTLDELMNDITGGRTPASFEPSIDYVVTKIPRFNFEKFAGTNDRLTTQMKSVGEVMAIGRTFQESMQKALRGLEVGATGFDPKVAQEDPEALTRIRRELKDAGGERIWFIADAFRAGLSVDGVFNLTNIDRWFLVQIEELVRLEEEVAELGINGLTKDFLRVLKRKGFADARLASLVGVSEAELRKLRQGYDLHPVYKRVDTCAAEFATDTAYMYSTYEDECESNPNNAKPKVMVLGGGPNRIGQGIEFDYCCVHASLALREDGYETIMVNCNPETVSTDYDTSDRLYFEPVTLEDVLEIVRIEQPKGVIVQYGGQTPLKLARALEAAGVPVIGTSPDAIDRAEDRERFQQAVNRLNLKQPQNATVTAIEQAVEKAAVIGYPLVVRPSYVLGGRAMEIVYDEIDLRRYFQTAVSVSNDAPVLLDRFLDDAS, from the coding sequence ATGGCAAAACGTACTGATATAAAAAGCATTCTGATTTTAGGTGCCGGCCCGATTGTGATTGGCCAAGCATGTGAATTTGACTACTCAGGTGCTCAAGCATGTAAAGCACTGCGTGAAGAAGGCTACCGCGTAATCTTAGTTAACTCGAACCCTGCGACAATAATGACTGACCCAGAAATGGCAGATGCAACTTACATCGAGCCGATTCACTGGGAAGTTGTGCGTAAAATCATCGAAAAAGAGCGCCCAGATGCAGTATTACCAACCATGGGTGGCCAAACCGCACTGAACTGTGCGCTTGAATTAGAGCGTAAAGGCGTTTTAGCCGAGTTCGGCGTCACTATGATTGGGGCAACGGCAGATGCAATCGATAAAGCTGAAGATCGCCAACGTTTTGATAAAGCAATGAAAAAAATCGGCTTGGGCACTGCACGCTCAGGTATTGCACATAATATGGAAGAGGCATATGCCGTTGCAGATGCGGTCGGCTTTCCCTGTATTATTCGCCCATCATTTACGATGGGAGGCACCGGTGGCGGTATTGCCTATAACCGTGAAGAGTTTGAAGAAATCTGTACTCGCGGTTTAGATTTGTCCCCTACTAACGAATTATTGATTGATGAATCGTTAATTGGCTGGAAAGAATACGAAATGGAAGTTGTCCGCGATAAAAAAGACAACTGTATTATCGTTTGTTCCATTGAAAACTTCGATGCCATGGGGATCCACACAGGGGATTCTATCACCGTAGCTCCGGCTCAGACATTGACCGATAAAGAATACCAAATCATGCGTGATGCATCGATGGCAGTATTGCGTGAAATCGGCGTTGAAACGGGCGGCTCTAACGTTCAATTTGCGGTAAACCCTAAAGATGGGCGCTTAATTGTTATTGAAATGAACCCACGGGTTTCGCGTTCATCTGCGCTTGCTTCTAAAGCGACGGGCTTCCCAATTGCAAAAATTGCGGCAAAATTAGCAGTGGGTTATACCCTTGATGAGTTAATGAATGACATCACTGGTGGCCGTACTCCGGCATCATTTGAGCCTTCCATTGACTATGTTGTGACAAAAATTCCACGTTTTAACTTTGAAAAATTTGCGGGCACGAATGATCGACTAACAACGCAAATGAAATCTGTCGGCGAAGTAATGGCTATTGGTCGCACATTCCAAGAATCAATGCAAAAAGCATTACGTGGCTTAGAAGTAGGCGCAACAGGCTTCGACCCGAAAGTGGCTCAAGAAGACCCTGAAGCACTAACTCGCATCCGTCGTGAGTTAAAAGATGCAGGTGGAGAACGTATCTGGTTTATCGCGGATGCGTTCCGTGCCGGTCTTTCTGTTGATGGTGTTTTCAATTTAACCAATATTGACCGCTGGTTCTTAGTGCAAATCGAAGAATTGGTGCGTTTAGAAGAAGAAGTGGCTGAATTAGGCATCAATGGCCTAACTAAGGACTTCTTACGTGTACTTAAGCGTAAAGGATTTGCAGATGCACGTCTGGCAAGTTTAGTCGGTGTTTCTGAAGCAGAACTACGCAAACTACGTCAAGGCTATGATTTACATCCCGTTTATAAACGTGTTGATACCTGTGCGGCAGAGTTTGCAACAGACACGGCTTATATGTATTCCACATACGAAGATGAGTGTGAGTCAAACCCAAATAATGCTAAACCGAAGGTGATGGTATTAGGCGGTGGGCCAAACCGAATTGGGCAAGGGATTGAATTTGACTATTGCTGTGTACATGCATCTCTAGCGTTACGTGAAGACGGCTATGAAACCATTATGGTGAATTGTAACCCAGAAACTGTTTCAACCGATTACGACACGTCAGACCGTCTCTATTTCGAACCTGTCACTCTTGAAGATGTGCTGGAAATTGTACGCATCGAGCAGCCAAAAGGTGTGATTGTGCAGTATGGTGGTCAAACACCATTAAAATTAGCTAGAGCGTTGGAAGCTGCGGGTGTTCCTGTTATTGGTACGAGCCCAGATGCCATTGACCGCGCAGAAGACCGTGAACGTTTCCAGCAGGCCGTTAATCGCTTGAACTTAAAGCAGCCACAGAATGCAACTGTCACTGCTATTGAGCAAGCAGTTGAAAAAGCAGCTGTTATTGGTTATCCACTGGTTGTTCGCCCATCCTATGTGTTAGGTGGCCGTGCAATGGAAATCGTATATGATGAAATCGATTTACGTCGCTATTTCCAAACGGCGGTGAGCGTTTCTAACGATGCGCCAGTGCTACTTGATCGCTTCTTAGACGACGCCAGTTGA
- the carB_2 gene encoding Carbamoyl-phosphate synthase large chain: MVLIGGIMEHIEQAGVHSGDSACSLPAYTLSQEIQDVMREQVRNLAFELRVRGLMNVQFAVKNNEVYLIEVNPRAARTVPFVSKATGVPLAKVAARVMVGQTLAQQGVTEEVIPPYYSVKEVVLPFNKFPGVDPILGPEMRSTGEVMGVGRTFAEAFAKAMLGSSSTMKKSGRALLSVREGDKTRVVDLAAKLLKHGFELDATHGTAIVLGEAGINPRLVNKVHEGRPHIQDRIKNGEYDYIVNTTAGRQAIEDSKLIRRSALRYKVHYDTTLNGGFATTMSLSADPTDTVISVQEMHALIK, translated from the coding sequence ATGGTGCTGATTGGCGGTATCATGGAGCACATTGAGCAAGCTGGTGTGCACTCTGGTGACTCTGCATGTTCACTACCTGCATATACACTTAGCCAAGAAATTCAAGATGTGATGCGCGAGCAAGTCCGCAATCTTGCCTTCGAATTACGTGTACGTGGCTTGATGAACGTGCAGTTTGCCGTCAAAAATAACGAAGTTTATTTAATTGAAGTCAATCCACGTGCCGCAAGAACTGTGCCTTTTGTCTCTAAAGCAACAGGTGTGCCATTAGCGAAAGTTGCAGCGCGAGTGATGGTAGGGCAAACCTTGGCACAGCAAGGAGTAACGGAAGAAGTTATTCCACCATACTACTCTGTAAAAGAGGTCGTATTGCCATTTAATAAATTCCCTGGGGTTGACCCAATTCTTGGGCCTGAAATGCGCTCAACAGGTGAAGTAATGGGTGTCGGCCGGACATTTGCAGAAGCATTTGCTAAAGCGATGTTAGGCAGTAGCTCGACGATGAAAAAATCAGGCCGTGCACTGTTATCCGTTCGTGAAGGGGATAAAACACGTGTGGTTGATTTAGCCGCTAAGCTGTTAAAACACGGCTTTGAGTTAGATGCTACTCACGGTACGGCGATTGTGTTAGGAGAGGCTGGGATTAATCCGCGCCTCGTTAACAAAGTTCATGAAGGTCGTCCACATATTCAAGATAGAATTAAGAATGGTGAATATGATTACATTGTGAATACCACTGCAGGTCGTCAAGCTATTGAAGACTCAAAATTAATTCGTCGCAGTGCATTGCGTTACAAAGTTCACTATGACACGACGTTAAATGGCGGCTTTGCCACCACGATGTCGCTCAGTGCAGATCCAACAGATACAGTAATCTCTGTACAAGAAATGCATGCATTAATTAAGTAA
- the mta gene encoding Multidrug transporter activation protein: protein MLFQVGEIAEKTGLTIRTLHHYEEIGLLVPTARTDAGYRLYNMQCIERLTQIQLLRQVGVKLKNIGELLDGQSGDMTSLLQERIALLTEQMEQMATLRYRLEQLHRQMQTGNTLTQADWFSVLEMMSMFDKYFTPQELEQLPLYTAHTLKNQEWQQRVATVNKLMEQGATPQSIEVQQIAHEWMTALERDTGGNPDFFARLNRIHLSDNTLAYSSGISVAMIQYVAEGFSEYQLSLFKPHLTAEQFAFVQQHYFSSGEAWPELIAGLYNALKAHKSPDSPEVQQLAKTLLAMFNQFTGGDPELQERIRVIYREEPKTSQGTWMTAEIGQYLFSAISLMDQ, encoded by the coding sequence ATGCTATTTCAAGTTGGTGAGATTGCGGAAAAAACAGGATTAACCATCCGTACACTGCATCATTATGAAGAAATTGGCTTATTGGTACCAACTGCAAGAACCGATGCGGGTTATCGGCTTTACAACATGCAATGCATAGAGCGTTTAACGCAAATTCAATTGCTACGGCAGGTTGGAGTCAAACTGAAAAACATCGGTGAATTACTGGATGGCCAGAGTGGAGATATGACGAGTTTGCTGCAAGAGCGAATTGCATTATTAACGGAACAAATGGAGCAAATGGCGACATTACGTTATCGATTAGAGCAATTACACAGGCAAATGCAAACGGGGAATACTTTAACTCAGGCTGATTGGTTTTCTGTATTGGAGATGATGTCGATGTTTGATAAATATTTTACCCCTCAAGAATTGGAACAATTGCCACTCTATACGGCGCACACGCTGAAAAACCAAGAGTGGCAACAGCGTGTAGCAACGGTAAACAAGCTGATGGAACAAGGTGCAACACCTCAATCTATCGAGGTGCAACAAATTGCACATGAATGGATGACGGCATTAGAAAGAGATACCGGAGGCAACCCGGATTTCTTTGCACGATTGAATCGAATTCATTTATCGGATAACACGTTAGCCTATTCATCAGGTATTTCTGTTGCAATGATCCAATATGTAGCAGAGGGTTTTAGTGAGTACCAATTATCACTGTTTAAACCTCATTTAACCGCGGAGCAATTTGCTTTTGTTCAGCAGCATTATTTTTCCTCAGGTGAGGCGTGGCCCGAATTAATCGCAGGTTTATATAATGCATTAAAAGCACATAAATCCCCAGACTCACCCGAAGTACAACAATTAGCGAAAACATTGTTAGCGATGTTCAACCAGTTTACGGGGGGAGATCCTGAGCTACAAGAGAGAATTCGGGTAATTTATCGTGAGGAACCCAAGACTTCGCAAGGAACATGGATGACAGCAGAAATTGGCCAGTACTTATTTTCTGCTATTAGTTTGATGGATCAATAA
- the yghB gene encoding Inner membrane protein YghB, with amino-acid sequence MEVLREIVLALWHHDFLKLSNPEVLWVIYTVLFVVIVLENGVLPAAFLPGDTLLILSGALIAKGVLHFIPTILLLTTAASLGCWLGFLQGRWLSETKVVKRWLAQIPEEYHTKANNMFNKQGLYALLIGRFLAFVRTILPLLAGLSELSHRRFQFFNWLSGLLWVGLIVTLGYALNQIPFVKEHEQIVISALMIIPVILLISGLIGSIVMYWKHRKALSGSKEKS; translated from the coding sequence ATGGAAGTCCTACGCGAAATCGTACTGGCACTTTGGCACCACGATTTCCTTAAACTCTCCAACCCTGAAGTGCTTTGGGTTATTTATACCGTACTTTTTGTTGTCATTGTTTTAGAAAATGGCGTTCTTCCCGCCGCTTTCCTACCCGGTGATACCTTGTTGATCCTTTCAGGTGCATTAATTGCCAAAGGGGTCTTACACTTTATTCCCACAATACTATTGCTAACAACAGCAGCCAGTTTAGGTTGCTGGTTAGGTTTTCTACAAGGCCGATGGTTAAGTGAAACCAAGGTTGTGAAACGCTGGTTAGCGCAAATTCCTGAGGAATATCACACCAAAGCAAATAATATGTTTAATAAGCAAGGATTATACGCCCTACTTATCGGCCGCTTCCTTGCATTTGTCAGAACAATATTACCTTTGCTCGCTGGGTTATCTGAATTAAGTCACCGCCGTTTCCAATTTTTTAACTGGCTAAGTGGCTTGTTATGGGTTGGCTTGATTGTCACCTTGGGGTATGCCTTAAACCAAATTCCTTTTGTGAAAGAACATGAGCAAATTGTTATTAGTGCGCTAATGATTATCCCTGTCATCCTACTAATTAGTGGGCTAATTGGTTCAATTGTAATGTATTGGAAACACCGAAAGGCACTCTCTGGTAGCAAAGAAAAATCATAG
- the metC_1 gene encoding Cystathionine beta-lyase metC, protein MADIKPETQLVHIGRNPKYTQKGVNPVIQRASSIIFDTLEEKRHATRHRANNVLFYGRRGTQTHFAFQEAMTELEAGAGCVLYPSGAAAITNAILSFISAGEHILVTGSAYDPTQNFCDNILTKLNVQTTYFDPLIGTGIADLIQSNTRIVFLESPGSITMEVHDLPAIVKAIRAKSPEIVIMIDNTWAAGVLLKPLLFDVDVSIQSATKYINGHSDGMLGLAVANQRCIETLRENSYLLGQTADPDTVYMANRGLHTLPTRLKQHQINSLQVANWLQQRPEVEQVFHPALENSPGHEFFIRDFTGSNGLFSFQLKSRLTTEQFTAFLDNFNHFKMGYSWGGFESLILGYQKEDLLSMRQYDFSPKEGTFFRVHIGLEHTDDLIHDLQLAFERI, encoded by the coding sequence ATGGCAGACATAAAACCTGAAACACAATTAGTTCATATTGGGCGAAACCCTAAATACACACAAAAAGGAGTAAACCCCGTTATTCAACGAGCTTCTTCTATTATTTTTGATACGCTTGAAGAAAAACGACATGCAACTCGCCATCGTGCAAATAACGTACTATTTTATGGACGCCGTGGTACGCAAACACATTTTGCTTTCCAAGAAGCCATGACAGAATTAGAAGCAGGTGCAGGTTGTGTCCTTTACCCTTCAGGTGCTGCCGCAATTACCAATGCCATTTTGTCCTTTATCTCTGCAGGCGAACATATCCTTGTTACCGGTTCAGCTTATGACCCAACCCAAAATTTTTGCGACAATATTCTCACTAAGTTAAATGTTCAAACCACGTATTTTGATCCCTTAATCGGAACGGGGATTGCTGATTTAATACAATCCAATACACGTATTGTATTCTTAGAATCCCCCGGCTCTATCACCATGGAAGTTCATGACTTACCTGCAATCGTAAAAGCTATACGTGCTAAATCGCCTGAAATTGTCATTATGATTGATAACACTTGGGCTGCGGGCGTCTTACTTAAACCATTATTATTTGATGTTGACGTTTCAATCCAATCAGCAACTAAATATATCAATGGCCATTCCGACGGAATGCTCGGCCTTGCTGTGGCAAACCAACGCTGTATTGAAACATTACGTGAAAATTCTTATCTCTTAGGTCAAACAGCTGACCCAGACACTGTTTATATGGCTAATCGTGGCCTGCATACATTACCGACTCGATTAAAACAGCATCAAATTAATAGCTTACAAGTTGCTAATTGGTTACAGCAACGTCCTGAAGTTGAACAGGTTTTTCACCCGGCACTTGAGAATTCTCCGGGTCATGAATTCTTTATTCGTGATTTTACAGGCTCTAATGGTCTGTTCTCTTTCCAACTAAAATCACGCTTAACCACGGAGCAATTTACCGCTTTTCTTGATAATTTTAATCATTTTAAAATGGGTTATTCATGGGGGGGTTTTGAATCGCTGATTTTGGGATACCAAAAAGAAGATTTGCTCAGTATGCGGCAGTATGATTTTTCACCAAAAGAAGGCACCTTCTTCCGAGTGCATATCGGTTTAGAGCATACCGATGATTTAATTCACGACTTACAATTAGCTTTTGAGCGAATTTAA